tcacaggcggtgaagcaggtctgcaggtgtctatctttctttccccctctgtcttcccctcctctctccatttctctctgtcctatccatcaatgacgacatcaacagcaatattaactacaacaacaattaaaaaaaaaacgacaagggcaacaaaaaggaaataaataaataaatatttaaaaaatagaaaataaaaatctgactttctttatttatttatttttactggaaagttgatggtttacagttgttggcacataggtacaatttcccatctcatcatgataggtgtctgcgaatactctcactcccagattaggcccttttccatcatcatgtaccaggacctagaAGCTCCCCCTCCCGCCtgccctctgtctgtctccctttcacaGAGTCCCTTGCCTTCGTGCAAGACAATAGACTCAACTAGTTTAaactttactttgtgttttcgattttctgttcttatttcttaagctcTGCTCATGAGTGAGGTcacaccatattcatccttctcttttcggCTTTCTAGTGGAAGATGGAGAATCAGATAAAATATAATCAGAGTTCAAATAAATAGACGTGGGTAATTGACAATGGGCTTTGTACCTTCTCCATCTGAGAATTCAGTATCCTTGGGTGATAATAGTGTAACTACCCAGATAGGTTTGAAGAAAACAGAGAGCAGAGAACAATGATCTCTCAGTAATTAGAAAAATTTTTGAGCAGGCTAGAAACCTACCAGATATCTCACTCTTAGAATAGCAACAGTGGCCATTATAACACAATAGTCAAGTGCTTTGTCTACAACTTTTTCAATCTGTTTATCCCAGTGTATCGAGAGAAAGTGGTAAAGTAACTTCCAGATTTCTAAATACTGCAAGGGCCAGCAGAACCAAATAGATTTGAGGGAGAtgcaaataaataagatttgaTTTTTGGACATTATGGTAGACTAGTGATTTAAGCAATGGTCCTACGTAAGTCCATATAGAATAAACTTTAGTTGAGACCCATAAGGCTAGAAAATGGAGTGAGGAAGAGGATAACTTTTACAGTGCAAGATAATGTAGGCTCTCTTGGAAAGTGGATTATCTCTCtccaggcaaaaataaaaaggatttgactaaattttgaatatacatatattcagTTACACCTAAAATTCTTCTTAGATATCCAGAAGGAAATACTCAAAGCTGTGGGGGTGGacagtaacacacctggttaagtgcacatagtactatgcacaaggacctgagcaaggactaGGGTCTGAGCCCTCATcccccacatgcagtggggatgcaagcagtgaagcagatcttcaagtgtcaatctttctttctctttctctagcttccctcctcttctcagtttctctctgtcttactgaataaaatggttaaaaaaaaaaaaaaaaaaggaaaaaacggccaccaggagtggtagattaatATTGCtgcctccagtgataaccctggaggcaaaaaaaaaaaaagaaagaaagaaaaagtaaaaatagagatTCATCAGTTGCATATATGAAAATTCTAACACTATAGGTATGCATATGATTGTTTAAGTAGATACAGAGTAAACTATCTAGAATTGAGCTGTGTAGCAATTTAAGACTCATAGTtgtgggagaaaaaaataatgaaaactagGAAAGGAAACAAAGAGGAAGTGGCTCATGTTGACAAATACAGATGAGATGTCAAGTGAGATATAAACTTGACCATAAGTTGGTGAGACAGAGGTAACTGGTAACAGTAATAAGGGTCATTTTAGTGAAGTGGTGGGGTCAAAAGCAACTTTAGTTGTTTGAAGTAGATGAGAGGTGTGAAAATGGAGGTGAAAAGGAGGAAACACTTAAAATATTTtgcagcgtttttttttttttttaataggacagagtgaaattgagaagggaaggggagttagagagggagaaagagatacacctgcatgCAGTCCCCttctccacttatgaagcttcctctctgcaagtggagaccaaagTTTTGAACTTTgtaataatgtgtgtactcaaccgggTACACACTTCCCAGtgccaaaatatttttcttttaatttaagtgATACCTGAGTTGTAAGGAAAAGTGTGTGTGAATAATTTAAAGTTTAACAATGACATTTTCCCTCTATGTGAAAGCAAATCAACTCATGGGTTGAAATATAATATAGACCTAGGGGTTTCATCAAGATACATGTCTAACTCCTGGTTCTGGCCATGAACTTACTATGTCCAATCTCTGAAGAAAACCTCCTGGGTACTGACTTTACTTCTGACCACAGTATACATCTGGATCCTGGCATAGGTTCAAAATGGTGTCTCCCAAGATTGTAGGCATTACCTGAAGCATGAGCCTGTCCCAGGTTTTCGTGACTCCATTGTTTTTCCATTGATCATCATTGGTTGGAGGACTATTGTTTTggtacctctccagcatttgcttcaAAAAGAGGTTGGGTGTAAACTATAGTGGGAAGAGACAACACAAGAGAGAGAATTAGCTAGCATACTAGTCCTCAAAAAGatcaagttatttatttacttggccTTCTGCTGGGTCTCTTTTAGTAAAACTGTTCTCAGAGGCAATATGTAGCCTTAGAGACAGATATGAGGCTGCTCGGGGTGGCCGGAGTCCCCACActgaggaagagaaagcaggatgcTGAATAAAAAGGAAGTTTTAGAGGCGGTGGCTTCTTGCTCATCCTGTTGGAAAGCTCCTACCTGTagcagagggatgaagaacatAAGGGTTACAAGtttggatgtcactgtcagaTTATCTGAACTTGAGATTCTATTTTTATACTTACTTTCTATTAGTATAACCATGGACAagattttttcccctcatttaaACCCCACTtcaaaaaatctataaaataacAATAGTGACAGTGGCTTATTTCATAAGGTTATTATGAACATTAAGTATTTGTTATTAATGTACATTTATGAGTGGTAATAGACTGATACATGTCAGCTATTATATTATTGTATGACAGTAATTCATGTGATATTTTTCCTCTGTGCTTTTTGAGACTGTACTCACAAAATCACGTTGTGTTGCTGCTGTGATGCAGGATGCCACCTCAAAGCCATATACAATAAACATCAGAATGaaatactgaaaaagaaaaaaaaatgggatagAAAATCCTTTGtataaaatactgaaaaatattGAAAGACATTTCTGCAAAAGTTGTTACATTTTTCAGCACATTCATCTAAATATAATCATCCACTCACTCACAAatttttcaacaaatatttactgattaAGCCACTTAGAGCAAGACTTGGTAGTAAGTTCCAATCAtctcagttatttttcttttcactacAGACCAAATCACCATTGACTACATAACTTTTCCAGCACAATATCCTGAATTTCTGTTTTAACTGGGAAAAACAAGTACAAGACAATGAACTGATATGCATGTTCAGTGTCTGACAAGAGAATCTTAGTGCATTCAACACTACTCAGTGTCATAAATCCCTTCTCCTTGGGTGAAAATTTCATATCAGTCACTGAAAATTCATAATTACAGAGGTCAGAAAAAGATgagctgggggagttgggcggtagtgcagtgggttaagcccaaggactggcgtaaggatcccgtttcgaacccctccactccccacctacaggggagttgcttcacaggcagtgaagcaggtctgcaggtgtcttgtctttctctccccgtcttcccctcctctctcctattctctctgtcctatctaacaatgacaacatcaataactacaacaacaacaaataaacaagggaaaataaataaattaatttaaaaaaaagatgagctgGATGCTGATTAATGTGCAGCATCCTTCCTGCCAGACATCTGGTTTTATCAGAGAGAACCAGAAGCTTCCATGTACATAATTTTTGACTGTccttgtctctccatctctcttacacacacacacctttatatCAATCAGGTGAATGATTTAGAATACATGCTGCCATTGCTGTTTGTGTGCATTTCCACGCACAAGTGCACATAACATTCCCACACCACAGTGCCCCCATTTATGACTGCAAAATATCTGGTCAACAGATGGCCTCTAATCTTGGGATGAGGACCAGTTTTAAAGAGCCCTGTCTTCGGTTTCCTCAGCCTGAGACAACTTTTTGATTTCTGCTTACGTTGCTTTAGTGCCAGGGTCACTGTGGTCATGGTGTGTGGGGGAGCTCTCTCCCTATTCTGGGGACACTCCCTAAGCAGGACCCTCTACCAACCTCACCACTCAGTCCAGAAAAAGATTTTGACTGGTCAAGTTAATAGAAGACCTTAAATGTGTTATAACAGTTCTCCCTCCTTGCTCTGTTAAGAACTTTGCTGGCTTCAGAGGCTCAGAACCCCATAGCAGAAcataggagggagtcgggcaggagtgcagccagttaagcgcacgtggcaccaagagcaaggacatgcataaggatcctggttcaagtcgctggctccctacctgcaggggaatcgcttcacagaaggtgaagcaggtctgcaggtatctttctctccccctctgtcttctcctcctctctccatttctctgtcctatctaacaatgacgacatcaaaacaacaacaataataactacaacaacaataaaaaaaacacaagggcaacaaaaggaaaataaataaattaaaaaaaaaaaaaaagaacataggaaAGGAGGAACAGAGTGCATATGTTTTGTCCTTCAACTCCTTGGAGAATATACAGCTTCTTCACTGCTGAGGAGGACTGTTCTCCCAACTGAGTTCCCCTGGCTGTGTCAGGCACATGAGGCTGGCATAGGGTGAGACTAGTTGCTAGGTGAAACTTGTCTCTGGAGAGACAAACTCTGCTCCTTGTCTCCCTTTCCCTGACATTCCTTACACCACCCTCCTAAATTGGGGGCTTTTGCCCTGGAAATAACTCAAATTAAGGAGCCAGAGAAAGTCAGTGTTCTGCATTCCACGGGTGCCAGGTCAATGTTAGCTCACTAGGCAAGTAAATCAACAGGCACCTTGAGTTGCTGGACTTGTTTCATAAAGATGGAACTCGGGTTCTGCAGCTTTTGGTAAGAGAGTTATTTGGGGCAAGGAGTGGGAGGACCCCAGCACACTGTGAGAAACTGTTGTCTGGAGCCTGGGGATGAAGTAGAGGTCTAGATCTGACACTGAGAACTCTGCTGGCTACAAATTTGTTCCCATCTGCAAAGGCAAGGCATAATCTTGCTGTCTGCGGTTTGAGCCACAGACTCTTTGGGAAGCAGAGTTGAAACTCCACAGGCAGGTGGGAGCAGAAGTTGTCCCCCAGCTTTCCTAAGGTCCCCAAGAAGCAAGAAGAACCCTATGGAAGAATGGTATGGGAAGTGCAGATTGTCATACAAAACCACCAGCCTTCTTATAAAAATACACccatattttatgttttattttctaattaattTCTGATGTATATTAAATTAATATCTTAGACTACTTATTGTTAAGAGATAAAAGCACCTACTTATTAGACTCTTCAGCCTATGTAGCTCCAGGCTGGATCTGTTGGGTATATGCACATACCAGTTGGAGAAGCCTAAAGCTAGAAAACACTAACAAAGTCAACCCTAGGTGTCTCCCCTTTGGCTTCCTGGTATTGAAGTCCTCTGCACCAGTGGAGGGAACCTGTTCCCCATGTGGACAATCTgctttcccccctcctcctcagccCACACCAGCAGTTGGCTCCCACGGGCTCCTCTGAAAGGCAAAGCGTGGTGCTCAGAGAAGAAACCAGCTTCAAAATTGATGCAGGAGACAATTGTAGAGAGCTTTAAGTTCTCACCGCCAGAAGAATTTTCCTGTTGGACTTCATGATGCCTACAATAcctaaaacagacagacagaagaggcAAATGCCGACAAACATGCCAATCCAGGCTGCCCcatagatgtcatcattgttggtggCTTCAAGCAGTGGGTAGAGGCTGTGTTGATCTGATACAAAGAAGATGCACTCTGCAGTCAGGGCGATGCCACACATCTGGGGGCAGAAGAGACTCTGTCAGACTGGTGaccaagagacagagagtgaattGGGAAGGGGGTAGGGAGAGACTAACTCTGTCCTCATCGTAGCCCTTAAACATCTTATTTAACTTCCTCTTTACCAGGAAGTTAAACAGCTCTTTCCATTCCACTAGTTAGCTGCTAGATCACTTTGTCTTACTGCTATTTTTGGAAATTATCCAGATAACCTAAGTCATCGGGACATTAATTGctcaaacaatattttttatttattggcatcACAGGGCTTCGTCTCTCCTGGTCAACTTTTTCcaatagagacaaagatagaaagagggaaaggcacCCCAGCACCACAGTTTATCCCAGTGCTCTTGGCATCAGGTTTAAACCTGAGTCTCATGCAAGCAATGTCTTCTTATATGAAGATACTCCCTCCTTTCTACTTTCATTGCCTCATGCCCACATTACTGGACTATAAACTCACCCTGGTAATACTTATCAGAGCCAGAGAGTCATGAACTACAGAGGGGAAGAAGCCTTGGTGGCTATCTCTCCCATTCCCTTTTGTTTCGTAAAGGAATCTGAATCTGAGCAGAGCTGAGCCAGGAACCTGTGATTCTGACCACTGTCTGCTCTTTCACTTCACCAGGTCCGCACAGCTGGATCTTGGAGTCACCCTCATATCTTGGTTCAGGCCTCCATATAATGAGAATAAGATGCTAGCCTCTCTCCTCTGCAACCTGAACAGTGGTGCCCCATGGAAATCAAAACATGGCTGATAAAGCTTCACTTTACATTCTTGGGCTTTTGACTTgggaggggaatatatatatatatatatacatatatatatatattttaaatcacaATAGTTACATAGTTATACATTGATTATATAATCAAATTATAACTAGCAtgatttaaaaacatatttcttaAAATACAAAGTCAGATATCAAGAAGCTATAATTActccattgttttctttttaaaaaagtatttatttattcattcccttttgttgcccttgttgttttattgttgtagtcattgttggttaggacagagagaaatggagagaagaagggaagacagagagggggagagaaagacacatgcagatctgcttcaccgcctgtgaaatgactcccctgcaggtggggagctgggggcttgaactgggatccttctgcaggtccttgcgctttgctctacatgcacttaacccattgcactactgcctgactctccattattttcttttgaacTATTTTGATTGGTCTAAACTCATGATTACAGccctagagccccgccccactagggaaagatagaaacaagctgggggtaagACCCATGtcgagtggggaagcaattacagaagccagaccttccaccttctgtactccataaagaactttggtccatactcccagaaggataaagaacagggaaacttccagtggagaggagggcatatggaactctggtggtgggaattatatggcattgtactcctcttatactacaatcttgtcaatcattattaaatcactagtaaaaatattaaaaactaaaaaaattaaaataaattatctcaCATATTAATGCAACATTGATTCC
Above is a genomic segment from Erinaceus europaeus chromosome 9, mEriEur2.1, whole genome shotgun sequence containing:
- the UPK1B gene encoding uroplakin-1b isoform X3, which produces MAKEDSTVRCFQGLLIFGNVIIGMCGIALTAECIFFVSDQHSLYPLLEATNNDDIYGAAWIGMFVGICLFCLSVLGIVGIMKSNRKILLAYFILMFIVYGFEVASCITAATQRDFFTPNLFLKQMLERYQNNSPPTNDDQWKNNGVTKTWDRLMLQDNCCGVNGPSDWQKYTSAFRVENSDADYPWPRQCCVMNNLKEPLNVDACKLGVPGYYHSQGCYDLISGPMDRHAWGVAWFGFAILCWTFWVLLGTMFYWSRIEY